A window of Fictibacillus halophilus contains these coding sequences:
- a CDS encoding permease prefix domain 1-containing protein: MKQIDKYIQSIYKDVVGSRNEVEELKREMRSHLIEAVEDLKAEGKTEEEAIRIAINNFGGRNQMVKGLSEFFTVQKKFTNYILTLSVIFLVLSAIFFITSYSKANSYKEELDQLQVVEEEKEIIMNDVFDVLDASNEVGDKEKYDLLDVFNKYDDKLNLVAVFSAKDVESWLQDKNNQAVKEGPDTYFPIDYTNATIVIGNDKVIEDTDKIVPSDYDKGTVIMANDNWVVQYEYKTSYEKTVEKHLQYTNYGPSIWSFYQIPILFAALFIAFGGVWLFLNRQNKRLRAVMN, translated from the coding sequence TTGAAACAGATCGATAAATACATACAATCCATCTACAAAGATGTTGTAGGATCTAGAAACGAAGTGGAAGAGTTAAAAAGAGAGATGCGTTCACACCTCATTGAAGCCGTTGAAGATTTAAAAGCAGAAGGAAAAACGGAAGAAGAAGCGATCCGTATTGCGATTAACAACTTTGGCGGTAGGAATCAAATGGTCAAAGGACTTTCTGAATTCTTTACGGTTCAGAAAAAGTTTACGAACTATATCCTAACGCTTTCAGTCATTTTTCTCGTTCTAAGCGCGATCTTCTTCATCACGTCTTATTCAAAAGCAAATTCTTATAAAGAAGAACTAGATCAGCTTCAAGTAGTGGAAGAGGAAAAGGAAATCATCATGAACGATGTGTTTGACGTATTAGATGCATCAAATGAAGTAGGAGACAAGGAAAAATACGATCTGCTAGATGTCTTTAACAAGTATGATGACAAGTTAAATCTGGTTGCTGTGTTCTCTGCTAAGGACGTTGAGAGCTGGTTGCAAGACAAAAATAACCAAGCTGTGAAGGAAGGACCTGATACTTATTTTCCAATCGACTATACGAATGCCACCATTGTCATTGGAAACGATAAAGTAATAGAGGATACTGACAAAATCGTGCCGAGTGACTATGATAAAGGAACGGTAATCATGGCGAATGACAATTGGGTCGTTCAGTACGAATACAAGACTTCCTATGAAAAAACGGTTGAAAAGCATCTTCAGTATACCAACTACGGACCAAGCATCTGGAGTTTCTATCAAATTCCGATTCTGTTTGCTGCATTATTTATCGCATTTGGTGGGGTATGGCTGTTTTTGAATAGGCAGAATAAGAGATTGAGAGCAGTAATGAATTAA
- a CDS encoding ABC transporter permease subunit, with product MIKQLEFKKIISSPIILGLFVLFLLFNCFLIYQQSSIRNDMRSLQPIVQETGTLMDKEGREKLQTSYEEDLNSWNQLSQSKTGDTYQNAADFYKPEIYYSLIESNIYSEKELQDINNLAIKETYQNSIKDIETKYSTLNVMENAEEGIRLFGLEGAAAEKVREQYTVLKPRVEELIQNKEHLHLFFHGKMFGTHSFLFKTLFGFVIFQAMILIVLFTAFIVNYEFEQKTFLVAYSTKRGRKLVWDKLFVSLFTSILMTVVLLSSTLLGYFIVFDYSGLWTVPISTGFLIEMNEIPFISWWNLTFLEYLLLTCVLVVVCQILFVLLTFCTSMWIRNSYIVFVIFGVIFSAGLLLPSIIPKNSTMLLYTHFTPFTLAMNVKKWWMESGVFKAFKYYEIITVSGWLVALLLTAWFFINRFSRENL from the coding sequence ATGATCAAACAGCTTGAATTTAAAAAAATCATCTCGTCACCTATTATTCTAGGATTGTTCGTACTCTTTCTTTTGTTTAACTGCTTTCTCATCTATCAGCAATCATCCATTCGAAATGATATGAGGTCACTTCAGCCAATTGTACAAGAAACGGGAACGTTAATGGATAAAGAGGGACGTGAAAAGCTGCAAACCTCTTATGAAGAAGATTTAAATTCTTGGAATCAGCTCTCACAAAGCAAAACTGGAGACACCTATCAAAACGCAGCGGACTTTTATAAACCAGAAATCTACTATAGTTTGATTGAATCAAACATTTATTCAGAAAAAGAATTGCAAGACATCAACAATCTAGCCATAAAAGAAACGTATCAAAACTCTATCAAGGATATTGAAACGAAGTACAGCACTTTAAACGTCATGGAAAATGCAGAAGAAGGCATCCGCCTTTTCGGCTTGGAAGGTGCTGCAGCTGAAAAAGTTCGTGAGCAATACACGGTATTAAAACCACGTGTAGAGGAGCTTATCCAAAATAAAGAACACCTTCATCTATTCTTTCATGGAAAAATGTTTGGAACACATTCTTTTCTTTTTAAAACGTTATTTGGATTCGTCATTTTTCAAGCTATGATTCTAATCGTTTTATTTACGGCATTTATCGTTAATTATGAGTTCGAACAAAAAACTTTTTTAGTCGCCTATTCAACAAAGCGTGGTAGAAAATTGGTGTGGGACAAGCTATTTGTTTCGCTATTTACTTCCATCCTTATGACTGTTGTTCTTCTATCTTCAACATTGCTTGGTTATTTTATTGTGTTTGACTACTCTGGTCTTTGGACCGTCCCCATCAGTACAGGGTTTTTAATAGAAATGAATGAAATTCCGTTTATTAGCTGGTGGAATCTCACATTTTTAGAATATTTACTTTTGACCTGTGTTCTAGTAGTTGTGTGCCAAATTCTTTTTGTTTTGCTTACATTTTGCACTTCGATGTGGATTAGGAATAGTTATATCGTATTTGTTATTTTCGGAGTGATTTTTTCAGCAGGGTTACTCTTACCAAGCATCATACCAAAAAACAGCACAATGCTTCTTTACACTCACTTTACACCTTTCACCTTAGCCATGAATGTTAAAAAATGGTGGATGGAAAGTGGTGTTTTCAAAGCGTTTAAGTATTATGAAATCATTACCGTTTCTGGATGGCTCGTTGCTTTACTTCTCACAGCCTGGTTCTTTATTAACCGTTTTTCCCGAGAAAATTTATAG
- a CDS encoding ABC transporter ATP-binding protein, with protein sequence MLIVEDVTKNFGQFNALKNINLEFHNGVYGLLAPNGAGKTTLIKMLTTLLFPTSGSIRYDGEDIIKMDERYREMIGYLPQEFGYYKNYSPTSYLLYLAALKGIHRKTAIARVEELLKTVALDHVANKKMKKFSGGMIQRVGIAQAMLNDPKILILDEPTAGLDPKERVRFRNLLTNLARDRIVILSTHIVSDVESIANEIIMIKNQEVLYKDTVSNICGNIQGLVYETKVAYDETERFRSTYLTLSEKQENGSMYMRFLTEDTAKAEWKQVHPNLEDVFLYIYQDGVLSDDQTA encoded by the coding sequence ATGTTAATCGTTGAAGACGTTACAAAAAATTTCGGGCAGTTCAATGCACTAAAAAATATAAACCTTGAGTTTCATAACGGTGTGTATGGATTATTGGCGCCGAACGGAGCGGGCAAGACAACACTGATTAAGATGCTCACGACACTGTTGTTCCCAACGAGTGGAAGCATTCGTTATGACGGAGAAGATATTATTAAGATGGATGAAAGATACCGCGAGATGATCGGTTACCTTCCTCAGGAGTTTGGCTATTACAAAAATTATTCGCCTACCTCTTACCTCCTTTACCTTGCAGCGTTAAAAGGAATACACCGAAAAACGGCGATAGCTCGAGTTGAAGAACTGCTTAAAACCGTAGCACTGGATCATGTGGCCAACAAAAAGATGAAGAAGTTTTCCGGAGGGATGATTCAGCGTGTTGGAATCGCTCAGGCCATGTTGAATGACCCGAAAATTCTTATTCTAGATGAGCCTACAGCTGGTTTAGATCCAAAAGAAAGAGTTCGTTTTCGTAATCTACTTACGAACCTGGCTCGCGATCGCATTGTCATTTTATCCACACATATCGTGTCAGATGTAGAATCGATCGCAAACGAGATCATCATGATTAAAAATCAAGAAGTGTTATACAAAGATACCGTTTCTAACATCTGCGGTAACATTCAAGGCCTCGTTTATGAGACTAAAGTTGCTTATGATGAAACGGAGCGGTTTCGTTCTACTTACCTTACCTTGTCTGAAAAACAAGAAAACGGAAGCATGTACATGCGTTTTTTAACAGAAGATACAGCTAAAGCAGAATGGAAACAGGTTCATCCAAACTTAGAAGATGTCTTTTTGTATATCTATCAAGATGGAGTACTATCTGATGATCAAACAGCTTGA
- a CDS encoding PadR family transcriptional regulator, translating into MEVNKEVLKGHIDTLILSLLVKRDMYGYELAKLVREKSDDQFELKEGTLYLSLKRLEKNEWIESYWGDEHGPGGRRKYYRLTEQGKDGFEQKRREWQFVKRIIDQFIEGGE; encoded by the coding sequence ATGGAAGTTAACAAAGAGGTTCTTAAAGGCCACATTGACACGTTGATTTTATCGTTATTGGTTAAAAGAGATATGTACGGTTATGAGCTGGCAAAGCTTGTTCGAGAAAAAAGTGATGATCAGTTTGAGTTAAAAGAAGGAACGCTTTATTTATCACTAAAACGATTAGAAAAGAACGAATGGATTGAATCCTACTGGGGAGACGAGCACGGGCCAGGAGGAAGGCGAAAGTATTATAGATTGACGGAGCAAGGGAAGGATGGATTTGAGCAAAAGCGAAGAGAATGGCAGTTTGTAAAACGAATCATTGATCAATTCATTGAAGGGGGAGAATAG
- a CDS encoding RNA polymerase sigma factor: MMKQKRWISLIQKRGDQHAANELISHYYQSIYAYVYKQTLNKELSLDLTQDIFISMLLSIQQFDEKKASFKTWLYRIATYKLVDYFRSKNYTYDRSTDSMDGVEIATPSDFTLELEWREDIKKAAQLINNFSIIDQQVLRLKLFGEQTFIEIASSLDMPESSIKTKYYAAIKKIKHRMEAE, translated from the coding sequence ATGATGAAGCAGAAAAGATGGATCAGCCTTATTCAAAAAAGAGGCGATCAACATGCAGCGAACGAGCTGATCTCTCATTACTATCAATCTATTTATGCATATGTTTATAAACAAACGTTGAACAAAGAACTATCACTCGATCTAACACAAGACATTTTTATAAGCATGCTTCTCTCTATTCAACAGTTTGATGAGAAAAAAGCATCTTTTAAAACGTGGCTGTACCGAATCGCAACCTACAAGCTCGTTGATTATTTCAGATCTAAAAACTATACATATGATCGTTCCACAGACTCAATGGATGGTGTTGAAATTGCCACACCTTCAGATTTCACGCTCGAGTTGGAATGGAGAGAAGACATTAAAAAGGCGGCACAACTCATAAACAACTTCTCTATTATTGATCAACAGGTTCTACGGCTTAAATTGTTCGGCGAGCAAACGTTTATCGAAATCGCCAGTTCTCTAGATATGCCTGAGTCATCTATTAAAACAAAGTATTATGCTGCAATAAAGAAAATAAAACATCGAATGGAGGCTGAATAA
- a CDS encoding OmpA/MotB family protein, with translation MKARKSYYNDDSQETQEIFWPSFTDMMSMMVLVMIFIAILAYVQSIYNAYDQAQIKRELGQVAEVKKHISDLIQKQLEENVGKDKIIRGPNNTISVEGNILFDTGSADISEKGKQVLNPLADALAAIIEEKDMSQYLYIILIEGHTDSVPYDNWSLSTQRAVAVVDYLGKANPKLAKKEYAQYLAATGYSEYKPIAKGNTTEALQKNRRISFQIILDDDKWQSKLKEIVEQ, from the coding sequence ATGAAGGCGCGAAAATCTTACTACAACGACGACAGCCAAGAAACGCAAGAAATCTTCTGGCCAAGTTTTACCGATATGATGAGTATGATGGTGCTCGTCATGATTTTTATCGCGATCCTCGCTTATGTGCAGAGCATCTATAACGCGTATGATCAGGCTCAGATTAAACGCGAACTTGGTCAGGTGGCAGAGGTGAAGAAGCATATTTCTGACCTCATTCAAAAACAACTTGAAGAAAACGTTGGAAAAGATAAAATCATCCGTGGACCGAACAACACGATCTCTGTAGAAGGAAATATTCTTTTTGATACCGGAAGTGCCGATATTTCGGAAAAAGGAAAGCAAGTACTGAATCCGCTCGCTGACGCTCTCGCCGCAATCATCGAGGAAAAAGACATGAGTCAGTATCTGTACATCATTCTGATCGAAGGCCATACGGATTCCGTTCCGTACGACAACTGGTCGCTCTCCACTCAGCGTGCGGTCGCAGTCGTGGACTATTTAGGAAAAGCGAACCCGAAGCTTGCTAAAAAAGAGTACGCCCAATATCTGGCGGCAACAGGGTACAGCGAATATAAGCCGATTGCAAAAGGTAACACAACTGAAGCGCTGCAAAAAAACCGCCGCATCTCGTTTCAGATCATTTTGGACGACGACAAGTGGCAGAGCAAGCTGAAGGAAATTGTGGAGCAATAG
- a CDS encoding AraC family transcriptional regulator, translating to MDSLKSMNDALQYMEDHLQYEIDFAEVAKRAYCSEYHFKRMFSFLAGVPLSEYVRRRRLTLAAFELQNSDIKVIDVAVKYGYSSPDSFTKAFQQMHGITPSEARKSGHSLKAFPRMSFQLSVKGGSEMNYRIVEKEAFSIVGLKKRVPLIFEGVNPEIAGMWQSLTPEMIQQLKSLSNIEPSGIISASTNFSERATENSELDHYIGAATINECPENMSQLKVEASTWAVFEAVGPFPETLQNVWGRIYSEWFPSSSYEQTEGPEILWNADKDTTSPTFRSEIWVPVKKK from the coding sequence ATGGATTCGCTAAAGAGTATGAACGACGCGTTGCAATATATGGAGGATCATCTACAATATGAGATCGACTTTGCGGAAGTAGCGAAACGAGCGTATTGTTCAGAGTATCATTTTAAACGAATGTTTTCCTTTTTGGCAGGAGTTCCACTTTCAGAATACGTTCGCCGCAGAAGGCTAACTCTTGCAGCATTTGAATTGCAGAACAGCGACATAAAAGTAATTGATGTGGCAGTGAAATACGGATACTCTTCACCAGATTCTTTTACAAAAGCTTTTCAGCAGATGCATGGTATTACACCTTCAGAAGCTCGTAAAAGTGGTCATTCACTCAAAGCCTTTCCGCGCATGTCCTTTCAATTATCGGTAAAAGGAGGAAGTGAGATGAACTATCGTATTGTTGAAAAAGAGGCCTTTTCTATTGTGGGTCTCAAGAAAAGAGTTCCGCTTATTTTTGAAGGGGTAAATCCTGAGATCGCCGGGATGTGGCAAAGCCTCACACCAGAGATGATCCAGCAGCTGAAGAGTTTATCAAATATAGAGCCAAGTGGCATAATCAGCGCTTCAACGAACTTTTCGGAGAGGGCAACTGAAAACAGTGAGCTTGATCATTATATTGGGGCAGCCACTATCAACGAATGTCCCGAGAATATGTCACAACTAAAGGTGGAAGCATCCACTTGGGCAGTATTTGAAGCGGTCGGCCCTTTTCCAGAAACTTTGCAAAACGTGTGGGGACGCATCTATTCAGAATGGTTTCCATCATCGTCGTATGAACAAACAGAAGGACCAGAGATTCTTTGGAACGCGGATAAAGATACGACGTCACCTACATTTAGAAGTGAGATTTGGGTGCCTGTTAAGAAAAAATAA